A segment of the Symmachiella macrocystis genome:
GCACCGCATCTTCGCTCGACAACCGTGTGAGCGGGATGCCGGTCATTTTGGCGACGACTTCGGCGATCACATCGTTGTCGACGACACCGTCGGTTTCGCGGGATTTCTCACGCCAATCGCGGGTCAAGGACTCTTTCTTCTTCTTCAGCTTGTCGGCTTGATCACGCAAGCTGGCCGCTTTTTCGAAGTCTTGATTGGCGACCGCTTCTTCTTTGGCTTGATTCAGGCCTTCGATTTCTTCATCGAGTTCCTTCAAATCGGGCGGGCGGACCATCGATTTGAGGCGGATACGAGCACCCGCTTCGTCGATGACGTCGATCGCCTTATCCGGCAGGCAACGGCCGGTGATGTAACGGTTGGACAGTTCCACAGCCGCTTCCAACGAGTCGTCGGTGATTTGCACGCGATGGTGCGATTCGTACCGATCCCGCAAGCCGCGGAGGATTTCCACAGTCTCTGTCGCACTGGGCGGTTCGACCATCACGGTCTGGAACCGGCGTTCCAGGGCGCCATCTTTTTCGATGTATTTGCGGTACTCGTCGAGCGTAGTGGCTCCGATGCACTGCAATTCGCCCCGGCTCAGTGCGGGTTTGAGCACGTTGGAGGCATCAATCGCCCCTTCCGCGCCACCGGCGCCCACCAGAGTGTGCAATTCGTCGATGAACAAGATCGTGTTTTTGGCACGACGCACTTCGTTCATGACTGCTTTGATGCGTTCTTCGAATTGACCGCGATATTTGGTTCCAGCGACCATCATCGCCAAGTCCAGCACGACAATCCGGCGGTCCCGCAGCAAGTCGGGAACGTTGTTATCGATGACCATTTGGGCAAAGCCCTCGACAATGGCCGTCTTACCCACGCCCGCTTCACCCAGCAAGACCGGGTTGTTCTTTTGGCGACGACAGAGGATCTGGATCACCCGTTCGATTTCATCGGTACGACCGATCACCGGATCGAGTTTGCCCTGTTTGGCCAATTCGGTCAGATCGCGGCCGAAGCTATCCAATGCGGGCGTTTTGCTTTTGCCCGCTTTGGGACTTCCAGCGGCGGGACTGCGTTCGCCCGATTCGGCGCCTTCCAGTCCGTGGCCGAGCAAGTTCAACACTTCCTCGCGAACATCTTCTAGCTTCAGGCCAAGGTTCATCAACACCTGAGCGGCCACGCCTTCTTGTTCGCGGAGCAAGCCCAACAGAATGTGTTCAGTGCCGACGTAATTGTGATTCAGGTTACGGGCTTCTTCCATCGAGTATTCGATGACTTTTTTGGCCCGTGGGGTTTGCGGCAATTTGCCCATCGTCACCATATCGGGACCAGATTGGACGATCTTTTCGACCTCCAAACGGATTTTTCTCAGGTCGACGTCCAGGTTTTTCAGGACATTGGCGGCGACGCCGGAGCCTTCCTTGACTAGTCCCAACAGAATGTGTTCCGTGCCGATATATTCGTGATTGAACCGCTGCGCCTCCTGGTTGGCGAGTTGCATCACTTTTCGGGCTCGGTCGGTAAATCGCTCGTACATGCGAGGTTCTCCCTAAATCTTGCGAGGGTGCAAGACAATTTCTCAAACGCTGACTACCGCGCTTGCTCTATAATTTAAAACCGATGTTTCAGTCTTCTTCAATCCGCCATCACACTTCTTAAATGCCGATCGCAACGCTCGTAACAATTTTTCTACGATCCGTGCCTTCCGCAGGATGACGGTCACTTAACAATACTTCACGTTTCGATGTGTGAACGGGTTTCCGTTCCGCAACATCAAAGTTCCCGAGACTGCGGGAATCGCAGACGTTACTACCGGGAAAGTTGATTGGGTTTCCACAGTCTCCCGTGATATCCTGATTCGTGGAGGCGGTATTTTCGTTCCCACAGAACCGAAAAGATCAACAGAAACGGCAGGTCCAACTTTCACGGTCCTTGGAAAAGCCGCAACCTCACAATTCGATTACCCTTTCGGTACAATGTATGGTCAGAGGCCGCTGTTTGAACAAACCCAAACTCACCCGGCTGCAAAGTCTTCCTCATCCATTGAAATTATCAGGATATACCGCGAATTCTAGTGACCGTTCGCGCCGATGGCAAGACGTGCCGAGAGGCGGAGCCTGTTAAGCAGCGGCGAGTGCATGACTTGCAAAGAATGTCCTGCGTTGGAAGACACCTTTGCCAGGCTTGAAAGTGGTCATCCTGCTCTGAACTGTCTCGACAATAAACTAATCCCTTTGGACTTCGCCTATTCGGCCCCAAAGCCGCACACCCAAAATGCAACAACCGTTGACTCCCGCTGCCCAAAGAGTTCTAGACCGGGCGACCGAAATTGCCACAACCGGCCAATCGTCAGCCGTGGCTCCGCGGCATCTATTACGTAGCCTTTTACTGGAAGAATCACGTGCCAGCGAGATTTTGGGCGGGTTCGATGTGGAGATTTCCACAGTGGAGACGGTTTTCCCTGACGAGAAGAGCGTCCCTCCCGTGGAGACAACCGTCGAGTCCGCACTGACCGAGACCGTTCCTTTTGATGAACCGTCCGCATGGGCCATTCAGGAAGCGCGGCATCTTGCGGGCATTCAAGGACGTCACAGTGAAGTCGGGACCGAACATCTGCTGTGGGGGTTGTTGGTTGTTGACTCCGATGTCTCGGCTTGGCTCCGCGAACAAGGGGTGCAGCGCGAAGAGCTCACGCAACTCGTGGATGAGAAAACAGGATTTTCCGCTGCGCCGCTTGAAACCGACGTCAGGATCGAATTCTCACAGCCAAACGTTTCACAACGTCACAACGCGATGCGAATCATCGATGCCGCCGCCAAC
Coding sequences within it:
- a CDS encoding ATP-dependent Clp protease ATP-binding subunit codes for the protein MYERFTDRARKVMQLANQEAQRFNHEYIGTEHILLGLVKEGSGVAANVLKNLDVDLRKIRLEVEKIVQSGPDMVTMGKLPQTPRAKKVIEYSMEEARNLNHNYVGTEHILLGLLREQEGVAAQVLMNLGLKLEDVREEVLNLLGHGLEGAESGERSPAAGSPKAGKSKTPALDSFGRDLTELAKQGKLDPVIGRTDEIERVIQILCRRQKNNPVLLGEAGVGKTAIVEGFAQMVIDNNVPDLLRDRRIVVLDLAMMVAGTKYRGQFEERIKAVMNEVRRAKNTILFIDELHTLVGAGGAEGAIDASNVLKPALSRGELQCIGATTLDEYRKYIEKDGALERRFQTVMVEPPSATETVEILRGLRDRYESHHRVQITDDSLEAAVELSNRYITGRCLPDKAIDVIDEAGARIRLKSMVRPPDLKELDEEIEGLNQAKEEAVANQDFEKAASLRDQADKLKKKKESLTRDWREKSRETDGVVDNDVIAEVVAKMTGIPLTRLSSEDAVRLLQMEDELHKKVISQEEAIKQVAKAVRRSRSGLKDPRRPTGVFLFAGPTGVGKTLLAKTLAEFMFGDAESLIQIDMSEYMEKHNVSRLIGAPPGYVGYEEGGQLTEKIRRRPYAVVLLDEIEKAHPDVFNMLLQIMEEGHLTDSFGRKVDFKNVILIMTTNAGAKVIQSGSEFGFVKKDLDHSYDGMKRRLMHEIEDEFKPEFLGRVDDVIVFKHLDRENLKLIIDIELEKVYERLGERGLNLILTDESKELIIDKGASDIDYGARPLRRCIETFIEDPLSEELLRDAFEGKNTITVRVKEVGDTKQLDFDASFEESAEPEMAAVGSEDENSGESEES